One Brassica napus cultivar Da-Ae chromosome C4, Da-Ae, whole genome shotgun sequence genomic region harbors:
- the LOC125586303 gene encoding putative F-box/kelch-repeat protein At4g39600, with amino-acid sequence MPPSSTANLYRRILLLIKKRKKKKKKPSPELPQTPQQSTPISLLPDDLLLTCFARISRSYYPTLSLVSKRFRSLLSSPELYETRSLIGRTESCLYLCLRFPPDPNTRWFTLCRKPEFQTLTNKKKSSGNLLVPVSVLNAPPVDWTTLVAVGPYIYAICGHVEKAPCSNVPFLDCRTHTWLEAPSLRLAYTDSEHDGKMYLAGNGEDPTSLNCIEVFNTKTRTWKPVPPGKRELHGKNMEGKMIVASVNKTTGEKGLAFKPKERTGELLGSNTDWDSPCMIGNIAYYYRSCSGEFEWFDTKNDDVFGKLQGLEGLPEFAGYSCVKLVEHGGKMLVLWDMYAPASGFREEIIWCAEIKLERRSCEEIRGEVEWFDAVLKVPKSYEFMYAISCTV; translated from the coding sequence ATGCCTCCATCTTCAACGGCTAATTTGTACCGACGAATCTTACTGCTAattaagaagaggaagaagaagaagaagaagccgtcACCTGAACTCCCACAGACACCGCAGCAGTCGACACCGATTTCGTTACTTCCTGATGACTTGCTATTGACTTGCTTCGCACGCATCTCTAGATCATACTACCCAACTCTCTCCCTCGTCTCCAAAAGATTTCGGTCTCTCCTTTCTTCGCCTGAGCTTTACGAGACCCGATCCCTCATAGGCCGCACCGAGAGTTGCCTCTATCTCTGCTTACGGTTCCCTCCTGACCCCAATACTCGCTGGTTCACTCTCTGTCGGAAGCCTGAGTTCCAAACCCTAACCAACAAGAAGAAGTCGAGTGGTAATCTGTTGGTTCCAGTCTCAGTTCTTAACGCACCTCCTGTCGATTGGACAACTCTCGTGGCGGTCGGTCCTTACATCTACGCCATCTGCGGACACGTTGAAAAGGCTCCCTGCTCTAACGTCCCATTCCTTGACTGTCGAACTCACACTTGGCTCGAAGCTCCAAGCTTGCGGCTTGCATACACTGATAGTGAACATGATGGTAAGATGTATTTAGCAGGAAACGGTGAAGATCCAACTTCTTTGAACTGTATTGAAGTGTTCAACACGAAGACACGAACTTGGAAGCCCGTGCCGCCTGGAAAACGTGAGCTCCACGGTAAGAATATGGAAGGAAAGATGATCGTAGCGAGCGTCAATAAAACTACCGGTGAGAAGGGTCTGGCTTTTAAGCCAAAGGAAAGGACAGGGGAGTTGCTAGGATCGAATACGGATTGGGATTCTCCCTGCATGATAGGGAACATAGCCTACTATTATAGGTCTTGCAGTGGTGAGTTTGAATGGTTTGACACCAAGAATGATGATGTTTTTGGGAAATTACAAGGTTTAGAAGGGCTACCGGAGTTTGCAGGTTACAGTTGTGTCAAATTGGTGGAACACGGTGGAAAGATGTTGGTTTTGTGGGACATGTATGCCCCTGCAAGTGGGTTTAGGGAGGAGATTATTTGGTGTGCAGAGATTAAGCTTGAACGGCGCAGCTGTGAAGAGATTCGGGGGGAAGTGGAGTGGTTTGATGCTGTTCTTAAAGTGCCCAAGTCTTACGAATTTATGTATGCTATCTCTTGTACTGTTTGA
- the LOC111205398 gene encoding cystinosin homolog, whose translation MASWNSIPLEILYEIVGWITFASWSISFYPQLLLNFKRKSVVGLNFDFALLNFTKHSSYMIYNVCLYFSPFIQKQYFDLYGDKEMIPVAANDVAFSIHAVCMTAFTLFQICIYERGTQKVSRCATGLVILVWGFGATCFFIALPTHSWLWLITLFNSIQVCMTCVKYIPQAKMNFTRKSTVGWSIENILLDFTGGVSNYLQMVVQSIDQGSWVNFYGNIGKTLLSLVTIFFDLIFMFQHYVLYPPKKPSKCLEESNEPLIDPSHESI comes from the exons ATGGCTTCGTGGAATTCGATCCCCCTAGAAATCTTGTACGAGATCGTCGGATGGATCACGTTTGCTTCGTGGTCGATTAGCTTCTACCCTCAGCTCCTTTTGAATTTCAAAAGGAAAAG TGTTGTTGGATTGAACTTCGACTTTGCTCTTTTGAATTTCACAAAGCACTCATCGTATATGATCTACAACGTCTGCCTCTACTTTAGCCCCTTTATTCAGAAACAGTACTTTGACCTTTATGGAGACAAAGAG ATGATACCTGTGGCTGCAAATGATGTTGCATTCTCAATCCATGCTGTCTGTATGACAGCTTTTACCCTCTTCCAGATCTGTATCTACGAA CGCGGAACTCAAAAAGTATCAAGATGTGCTACAGGTCTTGTCATCCTTGTCTGGGGATTTGGAGCTACTTGTTTCTTCATTGCTTTGCCTACACATTCTTGGCTCTGGCTCATTACCCTCTTCAA CTCGATTCAGGTATGCATGACATGCGTCAAGTACATTCCACAG GCGAAGATGAACTTTACTAGGAAGAGCACAGTCGGGTGGAGCATTGAGAATATTCTTCTCGATTTTACTGGAGGAGTCTCTAATTATCTCCAAATGGTTGTTCAATCGATTGACCAAG GTTCTTGGGTGAATTTCTATGGGAACATTGGGAAGACTCTTCTCTCACTA GTCACGATATTTTTCGATCTCATTTTCATGTTTCAACACTATGTGTTGTACCCTCCGAAGAAACCCTCAAAATGTCTTGAGGAATCCAACGAGCCTCTCATAGATCCTTCTCATGAATCTATTTAG